In Flavobacterium sp. CBA20B-1, one DNA window encodes the following:
- a CDS encoding quinone-dependent dihydroorotate dehydrogenase, whose product MYKSIIRPLLFNFDPEKVHHFTFSMIKTMHAIPGMKSVFKSIYQINDKRLEREVFGLKFKNPVGLAAGLDKDAKIYNELDAFGFGFIEIGTITPKPQEGNPKKRLFRLKEDSGIINRMGFNNGGIDLAIERLKQNKGVLIGGNIGKNKVTPNEEAVNDYMICFDALYPYVDYFVVNVSSPNTPNLRALQDKEPLTELLSTLQNKNLKQPKQKPILLKIAPDLTNEQLLDIIDIVNDTKIAGVIATNTTISRDGLQSANQTEMGGLSGKPLAKRSTEVIRFLSEKSNKSFPIIGVGGIHSAADALEKLDAGASLVQIYTGFIYEGPALIKEINQAILKRS is encoded by the coding sequence ATGTACAAATCCATCATTCGTCCGCTTTTATTCAATTTTGATCCTGAAAAAGTGCATCATTTTACTTTTTCAATGATAAAAACCATGCACGCCATTCCGGGTATGAAATCGGTTTTTAAGTCGATTTATCAAATAAACGATAAAAGATTGGAACGCGAAGTTTTTGGCTTGAAATTTAAAAATCCGGTTGGTTTGGCTGCCGGATTAGATAAAGATGCAAAAATTTACAATGAATTGGATGCTTTTGGTTTCGGATTTATCGAAATTGGAACCATTACGCCAAAACCGCAAGAGGGAAATCCTAAAAAACGTTTGTTCCGTTTAAAAGAAGATTCAGGAATTATCAACAGAATGGGCTTTAACAATGGCGGAATTGATTTGGCAATTGAACGATTAAAGCAAAATAAAGGCGTTTTAATTGGTGGAAACATTGGTAAAAATAAAGTCACTCCAAATGAAGAAGCTGTAAACGATTATATGATTTGTTTCGATGCTTTGTATCCTTATGTAGATTATTTTGTTGTGAATGTAAGCTCGCCCAATACGCCGAATTTACGTGCGTTGCAAGACAAAGAACCGTTAACGGAATTGTTATCAACTTTACAAAATAAAAATCTTAAGCAACCAAAACAGAAACCGATTTTGTTGAAAATTGCGCCCGATTTAACCAATGAGCAGTTGTTGGATATTATAGATATTGTAAACGATACCAAAATTGCAGGTGTTATTGCTACAAACACCACTATTTCGCGCGATGGCTTACAATCTGCAAACCAAACAGAAATGGGCGGATTATCAGGCAAACCGTTGGCAAAAAGATCAACCGAAGTCATTCGTTTTCTATCAGAAAAAAGTAATAAATCGTTCCCGATAATAGGTGTAGGCGGAATACATTCTGCTGCCGATGCGTTGGAAAAATTAGATGCGGGTGCTTCTTTAGTTCAAATTTATACAGGCTTTATTTACGAAGGACCTGCCTTGATTAAAGAAATCAATCAAGCGATTTTAAAACGCAGTTAA